The sequence ACTTCTCTTTTAACCCATGCACGAGCAGATTCGCGAACCAATTTGTGTTCGTCCGTTAATAAATCGTCAAGGTTGTAATAATCTGGGGCTTGAAATAAATCTGGTTTCATTTTTGATATGTTTTACGAAAACAAATTTACGTAATAAAAATATAACAAAACAAAGCTAAATTGTTATATTTTTTTAATTTTGCTGTAAAATTAACAAGACTATGGCAAATAAATTTTAGTATATTGAAAATTTATGCGTTATTTTTGGAATCCAAAAACAAATAAATGAGGCTAATCATCTCTTTTTTTCTTTTTCTTGTTTTTAATACGAGTTTTTCCCAAAAAACTCAAATTAGTGAACAGGAATATTTAGTCCTGCAAGACAAAATTCGATTTAGTTTTAATGACAATGTCGATCGAGGTCTTGCATATACTAGAGAATTGATGAAATCAAACGATAATAAGCATCTAGCATTTGCTAATGGTGCAGCTTGTTATTTGTACCAAATGAAGGGCAATATTTCTAAGTCTGATCAAAGTTATAAAAAAGCATTTCAGTATTTAGACAAAATGCCCGAATCTTCAGAAAAAACCAAACTGACAGCTTATCTTTATAATTTTAGAGGATTGACCGAATGGAAAAGGGGCAATTTAAGTGCTGCAATTGAAAATTATCAAACCGGTATCAAGTACTCCATTAAAGTAGAAGACGTTATTCAAATTGTTAAATTCAAAAGCAATATCGCAATTGTTAATGAACAAGTTGGAAATTATCAGTTATCAATTAAAAATTTAAGGCAAAACAACGATTTCATTGATAAAAATGAAAGGGTTTATACAAGAGAGCAGTTTCAAAATAGTAAAAGCAATATTAATTTGGATTTAGGTGGTTCTTATGAGGGCTATTTTATGAAAAACCAAGATAAAAGGTATTTGCTAGACTCGGCCGAATATTTTTATAAAAAAGCAGTTACTTATTCTCAAAATTTCACAAGCAATACAATTGCCGCTAAAATGAGTTTAGGGAATATTTACCTCATGAAAAGTGACAATAAAAATGCTGAAAAAATTTATTATGACATTTTGTTTTTAGCAAAGCAAAATAATTCGGAAAGCTTTTATCATACCGCTAGTTATAATTTAGGAGACTTGTATTTTTATACAGGAAAATACCAGAAAGCTTTGGTTTGGTTAAAAAAAGTGGATTCTATTTCGTTGAAAAATAAAACTTTGGATGAAAGCTATTTGAAATCAAATTACCTTCAGGCTAAGATTTACAGTGCACTTAATAAACCAGAAGAAGCTTATAAATATTCTAAAATTTATTTAAATGCTTATGAAAAATCTCAGACAAAATTTAAAGACGAAGCACAAGAGGTAAATTATAAATTAGGTGTAGAAGATTTGAGTGCGGAAATGCTTACTATTCAAGAAAAATATAAATATGATGTTTTGATAAGTAAGGCACTAAAAGTATTTTATGTGCTTCTTGTTTTAGCAATTGTATTTTTTCTGATAAAAAATATCCGAGACAAGAATAAGGCGCATAAAAAAATGAATGCTTTAATTGAGGAATTTAAAGCTAATCTGGAGAAAAAAGAAAATCCGCCGATTTTAGCAGAGGCTATTGAAAACATAGAAACCGAAGAAATTCACCTTAAAAAGGAAAATGCAAATTTAAGTATTGACGAAGCGAAGGAAAATAAAATTGTCGAAAAATTATTGGCGCTTGAAAATAAACTCGAATACCTTAATGCCGATTTTACTTTGCCTTATGTGGCTAAGAAAATTAAAACCAATACCACTTATTTGTCTTATGTAGTGAATAAACGATTTGGAAAATCATTTGGAGAATATTCAAATGAGCTTAAAATCAACTATGTAATCAACGAAATGATTACCAATCATATGTATCGAAAATATTCTACGCAAGCTATAGCCGAAAGTGTTGGTTTTAAAAATGCCGTTTCATTCGCAAAATCATTCCGTAAAAGAACAGGCGTTTCTCCAGCTCAGTTTGCAAGTAATATTTAGAAATAAATACTTTGACACTTTGATAAAAGTTAATAGTTGCGATCTTTAAATTACAAAAAAAATACAGCTAAACATTCAAGTTTAGCTGTAGCTATTTTATTTCGTTAAAAAAAATGGTTTTATCCATTTCCAGTAGATCCTTTTCCTGGCTCGTTTTTCACATCTGTTTCAGCATCACCTCCACGAACCGCTTTTTGTTGGTTTGAAGATAATTTTAAAGTTTCAAAATCTTCAATTTTCATTTTTGTATTCTTCATGATATTTTTGATTTAAGTATAGATTGATTGTTAAAAAGTATTAGCCATTTCCTCCTTTTCCATCTTTTCCAGGTTCATTTGGTGGATAATCACCATCGCCGCCACGAACAAATTTTTGTTCATTTTTTGATAATTTTTCGGCTTCAAAATTTTCGAATTTTAATGTCATATTTGCCATGATTTTAATAATTAAGTTATTGATATGTCAAAGCTAGATAAAAAGGAAAACGCTTGGTCGAGATTTGGGTTTTGACAATTTTGAAACAAAAAAAATCAGCATAATTGATTGACTTACAATAAAATACAAGTTTATGTATGACTGGTATAATTTATAAATTGTATGTAGTATAATTGATAAAATGTCTACCAAAGGTCACTTTTTCTCGATAAAAACCACAATCTTTGTACTGTAATTATGATTTAAACGCAGTCGAAAAGATGTTAAAACTAGTCCAAAAATTTCTTCAAATAAATAGATACTCAGAGATCAAAAATGAGTTCAAGGATTTGTTTTTGTCTCATCCTAATTATCCAAGTTTATTTGCGATAACAGATTCGTTAGATTTATTATCAGTAGAAAATGCAGCCATCAGAGTTCCAAAAGAACAGATAGAAGATTTGCCTGAAAATTTTCTAGCTTACTATAAAGAAGAACTTGCTTTAATAGAAAAAGCTAAAAATCATGTTCGTATTACTACTATTAAAAAAGGAGTTCAGAAATTAGCATACGAAAAATTCCTTTTAGACTGGAATGGTGTTATCGTGGCAATAGAACCAAATAATGTAATTGCAAGAGAAAATCTAAAAGTAGAATATAACTGGTTGAAGTATTGCTTGCCGTTTTTGCTTTTGATTGGCTTATCATTCTTTTATAATGCATATGATTTTTTTAGTGTTGTTTTTTTAATCACATCAACATTAGGATTCATCGTGAGTGTTTTTATTGCTCAAGAAAAATTAGGCTTTAAAAACAACATAATTTCAAAGTTTTGTAATCTAAGCTCAGATTCTTCTTGTAATTCGGTAATCAATTCTAATGAAAGCACAGAAAATAAAGTTTTCAACTTTTCTGATTTGCCATTACTGTTCTTTACAGCAAGTTTTGTAGCGATATTAATTCAGCCATTAAGCTCATCAATTTTTGTTGGTTTTTTAAGCCTTTTCGCTATTCCTATAATAGTATCATCTATTTGGATTCAAAAATTTGAACTTCAAAAATGGTGCGTAATGTGTTTGATGGTTTCATTTTTGATTTTTGTTCAGAGTTTTATCTGGTTTTCATCAGATTTGTTCACTTTGACATTTAGTTTCGAAAGTGTTTTTCCATTCATTTTTTCATTGGCTTTATTGATTCCAATTTGGTTGGCAGTGAAACCTATGATTAAAAACGTTTTGAATAGCGAAAATTCATTGAAAGAGCTGAAAAAGTTCAAAAGAAATTATTCACTATTAAATTTCTTGGCAAAAAAAGTGCCTGATGCAGATGGATTAGAAGAGTTGAGAGGTTTGAATTTTGGAAGCCGAAGCGCAGCAATCAGATTATCAATAATAATAAGTCCAAGCTGTGGACATTGTCACAAAACATTTCATGAAGCATTTGATCTTGTTTTAAGATTTCCAGACAAGATTTATTTGAATGTTTTATTCAATATAAATCCAGAAAATACAGAGAATCCATATAAAATAATTGTGGAAAGAATCTTAACGATTAACAGAACAACGCCAGGAAAAACTGTAGAAGCAATTTCAGACTGGCACATCAAAAAAATGAGCCTTAAAAAGTGGCTTAAAAAATGGCATGTTGAGCCTGTTAGTATCATGATCAATCAAGAGATCAATAAACAATATGAGTGGTGTTCTAAAAATAATTTTAATTATACCCCAGTCAAAATCGTAAACGAAAAATTGTTTCCAAACGAATATGAACTGAGTGAACTAAAATACTTCTTGAACGATTTTGCTGAAGAAGTTGAAGTTTTGGAAAAAATAGCTTAGAGGCTTTACTAAATTCCTGCGCAGGGATGGACATAAGCTTCAAGTGTCTTAAAATGATTGAAGTGCTATTATCAAGAAACAAAAACCACAAATCATGTTAGAAAAATTTTTAAAAGCTGAAGGGACAAAAAAATTGTCAAAAGAAGAACAAAAAAATATTGCAGGCGGAACCTACCCTGAAGTTGGAATGTGCTGGGATATTAATAGAGGATATTTTAAATGCGGCTATTAAAAAGAAAATAGTGCGGAGAAGTTTAAAAGCTTCTATGCATTTCACAAGCATGAACTGAGTGAGCTAAAATACTTCTTAAACGATTTGCTGAAGAAGTTGAAGTTCTAGAAAAAATAGCTTAGCGGCTTTGCTAAAATTCCTGCACAGGGATAGACACAAGCTTCAAGTGTCTTAAAATGATTGAAGTTTTATTATCAAGAAACAAAAACCACACATCATGTTAGAAAAATTTTTAAAGGCTGAAGGGACTAAAAAATTGTCAAAAGAAGAGCGAAAAAATATTGAAGGCGGAAATTATCCTCCAGCATTGTGTTGGGATTATTGGGCGCAAAAAGAATATAAGTGTTAATATACTTTGAAAAGTAATGGATGCAAAGAAGTTCGAAAACTTCTTTGCATTTCATAACAATTGAAGAATAAAATAGAGATTGTTGTTTTGAATAAATGAAGGAGAACTAAAAATTGAAGATTATGCTAAAGAATATTTTAAATCTAGAAGGAACCCAGGAAATAACTGCCAGCGAGCAAAAATTGATCCTAGGTAATTATGCAAAAGAGAATGTGTCTAAGTGCAACGCATGGGATTATGTGTCTTCAATGTCATATGAAGATTGTACTGACTATTTTGCGTTAGAAATGAGTTATTCTGACGCTTTGGTTATGGGATAAGTTTTTGGCTCTTAAATAGCTTAAAATCAACCAATAACTTGAAGCGTTGAGAATGTTTCAGAAATGAAAATGATCTAATAGTAATTTGAATTTTATGATAAAGAAAATTTTAAGTCTGAAACATACGCAAAAGATCAGTAAAAATGAGCAAAAGACAATGAAGGGAGGAATTCCGGAATGTTGGATTCATGCTCTTGAGGCAGGATGTATTTTAATACCAACCGGCGGAGTTTGTCCAATGGATACTGTGCCAGGTATTTGCAACACAGGCCGATTATGCTGTTAAAAAATGAAATTTATTAAATAAACAATATAAAGCCTTTCAAAAATTTAGTCATGTTTTTTTTTGAATCTACAGGCGCTCAATCGTGGAACATTGAGCAATTATCCCAACATTGATGATTGGTGTCGGGATTCTCAGGAAATTAGTCGCTGCGTTAATTTTATTTGGTTAGGTTAACCAGCGACAGATCCTAGAGAAATTAAAATTATCGAATAATTGAAATAATTTGAGCAGTAAGAAACATTTCTAACTGCTTTTTTTTTGCACTAATTTCTACTCCAAATATGATTTAACAGAAAAGACAGAAGCTTCAAATGTCTTAAAAGGATTGGAGCATTAACAAAACCCAAAAGAACCACATTATGTTAAAGAAAATTTTTGAATTAAATGGAGCTGCTAAATTAAGCAAGGAAGAACAACAAAGAATTATAGGTGGTAATGCACCAGTTTGCGAAAACAATACGACTGCTAAAAGATGTCCGCGAACAGCAACTTCACCAGCTTATTGGATTTGCGTAACAGATCCTAATGAGCCATGTGAATAAGCGTTTAGATAAAGTGAACTTGCTAAAATAACGATGTCTTTTTGATAGTGTTATAATTTTGGCAAATTTTTAAAAATCTAAGAAAGAGTAATTATAATTTATTGTTCAAAATAAATTATTCCATTAATAATCAAACAAAAATCAATTATGAAAAAATTAAAAAATTTAGTAGGGATTGAAATTTTAAGTATTAGTGAAAGAAAAAGTATAGTTGGAGGAGGAGATCCGGGTACTGAACTTTGTTATTGTCCGGGAACAGATATTCTTTTAGGAATTATACATACTAGAGACGGCGAAAGCTGTGAGGTGCTTATTGATCAAAAATGCCCAGCAGACTCTTAGATTTTTATATTAAATAATACTAGGAAGCTTTGTTATTTATTTAGCAAAGCTTTTTTGTTTTTATCACTTAAATCGATAAATAAATCTATTTGATAAAACAGTTTTAATAAAATAAAAACCCTAATTATTTCAAAGCGAATCAATATAATTTAGTCGTTGCTTTTTATTTTTTTTAAGAATTTTTGTATAATATTGCTGTAAACAAACTTAAATACTAGAATTGAAAAAATTCCCTCATTATAAACAGGCAGATCATAAAGACTGCGGACCAACATGTTTAAAAATTGTAGCCAAACATTATGGGAAGTCAGTCAATATTCAGGAGTTGCGCGAAAACAGCGAAACAACTCGTGAGGGAAGCAATTTGCTATTTTTGAGTGATGCCGCCGAGAAAATTGGTTTTCGAACACTGGGTGTAAAATTAAGTGCCGAAAAGTTAGATGAAGCGCCACTGCCTGCTATTTTGCATTGGAATAAAAACCACTATGTTGTACTGTATAAAATAAAAAAGGAAATTTATTATATCTCAGATCCTGCTTTTGGATTGATCGAATATAATAAAGAGGATTTCTTAAAATTCTGGATTGGCAATAATGCAGATGATGCTACCAATGAAGGAATTGCATTATTGATGGAAGCAACACCAAAATTCTTCCAATCTGAATTTGATAAAGAAGACAATAAAGGCTTAGGTTTTAGTTTGCTTTCGCAATATGTTTTGCGTTATAAATCGTATTTGATGCAGTTGAGCATCGGATTGCTGGCAAGTAGTATGATAATGGCAATTGTGCCTTTTTTAACACAAAGTATCGTTGATGTCGGGATTCAAAATCAAAATCTTAATTTTATTTACTTGATTCTTTTTGCGCAATTATTTCTTTTTGCTGGAAGGACAGGTTTAGAATTAATCAGAAGCTGGATATTGCTGCATCTTTCAACCAGAATCAATATTTCTCTGATTTCAGATTTTTTCATCAAGTTGATGAATCTTCCAATTTCATTTTTTGATGTGAGAATGACGGGAGATATCATGCAGCGCATCAATGATCATCGCCGAATCGAAAAAATTCTTACTACATCTTCTCTGAATGTTTTATTTTCTGTTATAAACATGTTCGTTTTAGGTGCCGTTTTAGCGTACTTCAACTGGAAGATTTTTTTAGTTTTCGTTGTCGGAAGTATTCTTTATTTTGGCTGGATTACACTTTTCTTAAAAAGAAGAGAAGTTTTGGATTATAAACGTTTTGCTGAGATTTCTCAAGAACAAAGTAAAGTGATGGAGCTCATTAACGGGATGCAAGAAATCAAACTTCACAATGCCGAAAAGCAGAAACGCTGGGGATGGGAATATGTACAGGCAAGATTGTTCAGAGTTTCAATAAAAGGCTTGGTTTTGGAGCAGACGCAGAGTATAGGTTCGTCGGTAATTAATGAGCTTAAAAATATTTTTATTGTTTTTCTTTCGGCCAAATTAGTGATAGATGGCTCGATAACACTCGGAATTATGCTGGCTATCAGTTCAATTGTGGGAAGTTTGAACGGACCAATTACGCAACTTATCGAGTTTGTCAGAGAGCTTCAGGATGCTAAAATTTCATTGGCAAGATTATCTGAAATTCATGAAAAAGAAGATGAAACACAACAAGAAAGCAATCAGACAAGCGAAGTTCCGTATGATGCCGACATTGAAATAAAGAATCTAAGTTATCGATATTTAGGATCTGACATTCCAGTTTTGAAAGATTTAAATCTCACAATTCCTGCCAACAAAGTGACCGCCATAGTAGGAACCAGCGGAAGCGGAAAAACAACTTTGATGAAACTGCTTTTGAAATTTTACGAGCCTGAAAAAGGCGAGATTACAATAGGAAATGCGCAACTCAGAAACATTTCGCAAAGAGCTTGGCGTTCAAATATTGGAGCTGTAATGCAGGAAGGTTTTATTTTTAGCGATACAATTGCTAATAATATTGCTGTTGGAGTTGATAAAATTGATAAACAGAGGTTGCTTTATGCCGCTGATGTAGCCAATATCAGAGAATATATAAGCGAGCTTCCACTTGGATACAATACTAAAATTGGAGCAGAAGGAACGGGAATGAGTGCCGGACAAAAACAGCGATTGCTTATTGCGAGAGCGGTTTATAAAAATCCTGAAATATTGTTTTTTGATGAAGCAACATCAGCATTAGATGCCAATAATGAAAAAGAAATCATGCGAAAATTGGATATCTTCTTTAAAGAAAAGACCGTAATTGTGATCGCGCATCGTTTGAGTACGGTAATGAACGCAGATCAGATAGTGGTATTAGATAAAGGGAAAATCATCGAAATTGGGAATCACTCTGCACTTGTGGAGCAAAAAGGAAATTATTTTGAACTGGTTAAAAACCAACTGCAATTAGGAAATTAAGTCATGGAAGATCATAATGCAATAGAACTAAGAAGTGAGGAAGTACAAGAAATCCTGACAAAAGTGCCTCATTGGATGATCAGGTGGGGAACTGTTCTTATTTTTGGCATCATCGTGATGCTGTTTTTTGTTTCCTGGTTCGTGAAATATCCGGATGTTGTAAATACTGAAATTGTAATTACGACCAATATTCCGCCAGAAAAAATCGTTTCGAAGTCTTCTGGACGCATCGAAGCTATTTTGGTTAAAAATAAAGCAACAGTCGCTAAAAACACTACGCTAGCCATTATTGAAAATACAGCGAATTATAAAGATGTTTTTTTACTGAAAAGCATTGTTGAGAATTATAACATCAACGATTCCAATCAGGCATTTCCGTTTGCCAAGTTGAAAAATCTGCAGTTAGGCGAAATTGAGAGTGCTTTTGGAGTTTTCCAAAAAGATTATGAAGCGGAAAAATTAAACGAAAATTTAAAACCTTTTGAGGTTGAAAACCGAGCACAAATTTCTGAAAAAGTACAGATCAAGGAAAGATTGGAAATTTTGCAACAGCAAAAAATAATCAACGAAAGCGAGCTGCAACTTCAAAAGAATGAAATTGCTCGTTTTGAGACTTTGTACAATAAAGGAATTATTTCGGCTCAGGAAATGGAAGCCAAAAAACTGGGCTATTTGCAAGCGCAAAAAAGTTATAAAGGACTTTTGTCTTCGATTTCGCAGTTAAAATCGGCTTTGATCGACAATACAAAACTGAGCCAGACTTCTCAGATAAGTGGTACTAAGGAAGAAGTGAACTTGGGACGAAATATGGCGCAGTCATTTTATCAGCTCAAAAAAGTGATCAAAGATTGGGAATTGGCCTATACATTGAAATCATCAATCAGTGGTGTTGTAACTTTTTTGCAGGTTTGGAACGAAAGCCAGACCATAAATGTTGGAGATAATGTATTTTCGATTATTCCCGACGCGGAAAACGGTTATATCGGAAAAGTCAAAGCGCCGGCATTGAATTCAGGTAAAATAAAAGTCGGACAGCGGGTAAATATTCGTTTATCAAATTATCCTGATCGTGAATTTGGGGTTCTAAAGGGTGAACTAAGGAATATTTCGTTGGTTCCAGACAAAGATGGGAATTTATTGCTAGACGTAGCGTTGCCAAACGGACTCAAAACTTCATATAACAAACAAATTGTTTTTCAACAAGAAATGAAAGGAAGGGCAGAAATTATAACCGAAGATCTGCGTTTAATCGAACGAATCCTATATCAATTTAAGAATATTTTTGAACAAGTTTAATACTAAACGCTAACTAACCTAAACTCCAAAAATAAATCAATGAAAAAAGCATTACTTATTGTTTTTGTACTATTATTTCAAATTTCTTTTTCAAAACCTATAAATGAAATCCAAAAATTAGCGGCAGTATGCAAAGTTTGGGGCTTTTTAAAATATTATCATCCAAATGTTGCAAACGGCAGTAAAAATTGGGATGAACAATTGTTTCAAATTCTGCCAAAAGTAGAAGAGGCTCAAACTTCAGAAGCTTTTTCGCTTGTTGTAGAAAATTGGATTGACTCTTTGGGGGAAATTAAAAAACAGGAATCTTTAAAACCTGTTGTAAAAAAAGATTATTTTGATAAGAATTTCGATTTGTCGTGGGCTACTAATAAAGACTTGTTCTCGAAATCACTTTCAAAAAAATTGAAATTTATTGAAGAAAATAGAATTCAGGAAAAACAGTATTATGTTGCTTATGAATTTGGCAGTAATGGCCCTCCATTGCAATTTAAAAATGAAGTAAAATATGCAGATTTTAAATGGACGGACAAAAATCTTCGTCTGTTGACGTTATTCAGATATTGGAATTACATTGAATATTTTTTTCCTTCTAAATACCAAATGGATCAAAATTGGGATAAGTCATTAAATGAATTTCTTCCTAGAATTATTGCGCCAGAATCAGAAAAAGATTTCGCTTTAGCAATGCGCGAAATTTCTATAAAAATAAATGATACGCACGCTTCTACTCAAGTGCCTCAGATGTTTGAATATTTCGGAGATAAATTTATTCCTGTTGATGTTAAAATTATCGATCAAAATGCCGTTATTATAGGTTTAAAAAATGACTCTTTGGCAAAAATCAGCGACCTTAAAATTGGCGATGTAATTACAAAAGTAGATGGAAAATCGATTGACCAACTTTTAAGAGAAAATTCAAAATATGTGGAAGGTTCAAATGAACCTTCAGTTTTAAAAAATGCTTATTGGGCAATCTTTAATGGGAAAACACCAACTTTCGAGATTGAATTCATTCGAGATGGAAAAACCGCAGCAAAAACAATAAACCGATATAAATATCAAGATTTAAAAATTAAATTTCCTGATCAGGGAAAATGGAAAATTCTAGAAGGAAATATTGGATATGTAAATTTTGGGGGAGTTAATGAAGAAGATATTCCAAATTTGATAGCTGCGCTTAAAAATACAAATGCTATAATTTTTGATGATCGAAAAAGACCTCATGATGTCATATATGCGCTTGCAGATTGGCTTAATCCTGAACCCGTAGAATATGTGAAGTATATTGATCCAGATGTTAATTATCCTGGTCGTTATATTTGGAGAAAAGAAGATGAAAAAATAGGAAAGGTAAACCCGGAAAATTATAAAGGAAAAGTAATTGTTTTAATTGATGAAAATGCCGTTAGTCACGGTGAACATACTGCGATGGCGTTGCAGACTGTTCCTAAATCTACTGTCATTGGTTCTCAAACGGGAGGCGCAGATGGTGCAAATGCTAGATTTTTGATCATTAAAGGGTTTTCTTCTTCGTTTACCTGTTATGGCGTTTTTTATCCAAACAAAAAAGAAGTACAACGTATCGGAATTGTTCCTGATATCGAACTAAAACCAACTATTTTAGGCATTCAGCAAGGAAAAGATGAGATTCTGGAGCGAGCGATTCTTTTTGCTAAAAATGGTAAATAATAAATTTTAAATCTTTGTCAAAGTTTCAAACTTTGACAAAGATGTTTTTTCTACATCTTTAAATAAAATTCTTTAGTCAATTCAATATATTCAGGAGTATAAACATGACGATCAATTTCGATAATTAATTCATCAATTTCAATTTCATCAATTTCATTTCGGCCCAAAGCCAATAAACTGCGTTTGATTTCTGTTTTAGGAGTGCCTTTTACTCGAGTGATTTTTAAAGGATATAATTCGGCTTCTTTTGCCAAGGCAATAAATTTTTCTTCTTCTTTAAAAGGAATAATAACAGCTAGAATTCCGTTTTCTGAAAGCAATAAATCGGCGGCTTCAACAATTTCCTCAAAAGGCATTGCATCTTGAAAACGTGCTAAATCACGTTGTTCGTTGTCTGTTTTATAATCTTCTGAATAAAAAGGCGGATTTGAAACAATTAAATCATATTCGTCTTCTGGTTCTTCGATAAATTCATCCAAACCAGCATGAAAACAGAATAGTCGGTCGCCCCAAGGAGAAGCTTCAAAATTTTCTACGGCTTGTTCGTAAGCATCTTCGTCAATTTCGAGTGCATCAATTTGTTCCGCGCTTGAACGCTGTGCAATCATCAAAGCAATAATTCCAGTTCCCGCACCAATATCTAAAACACTAAATGGATTATGGTTTATTGGAGCCCACGCACCAAGTAAAACACCATCTGTGCCTACTTTCATAGCGGTTTTGTCTTGTTTAACAGAAAATTGCTTAAACTGAAACATAGTAAATTCTAATTTATTATTAAGATTTTGAATTCAGATAAGAAACTGAACACTTAAAACTGAGACTGAAGACTAAATTAAAGATACATCTCAACAAGACCTTCAGGAAGATCCATGATTACTTTTTTATTCTCGCGATCGATTTTTACAAGGAAATGATCAATCATAGGAATAAGGATTTCAACTTCGCCATTTAAAACTTCAAAAAGCGGTTGAGCAGTTGAATCGTTGATAGAAGTTATTTTTCCGAAAACACCCAAACGTTTGTCTTCAATTTCAAAACCAATAACTTCGTGGAAATAGAATTTGTTGCCAGAAAGTTTAGGCAACATAGTTAACGGAAGATAAATGCCGTTTCCAACAAGAGCATCTGCATCTTCTTCGGTATTAACATCTTCAAAACTAACTCTTAAAAAGTCGTTTTTATGTAGAGCGCTTTTTTCAATAAAAAAAGGAACCAAGTGTTTGTTGTGTTCAACAAACACTGATTCCAAGTTTTCGTATAACTCAGGTTCGTCTGTGTCTAAATAGATCAGAACTTCACCTTTGAAACTAAATTTTTTAGCGATTTTACCTAAATAAAAACATTCTTCTTTACGCATTATCGCTAAGTAAAATTATGCTTCAGTTGTTTCGTTATTCTCTTCAGCAGCAGGTGCTTCTTCAGTTGCTTCAGCAACTTCTTCTGTAGCCTCAGTTGCTTGTGCAGCAGCTTCAGCTTCAGCTTGTGCAGCAGCGGCATCAGCTATACGCTTAGCGTTTACTTCTTTTTCAGCTTTTAAAGCTTTAGCTTTAGCATCAGCTTGTGCTTTTGATAAACCATCTTTTTTAGCATCAACTTTTCCAGCTTTAGCCTCTAACCAAGCTGCTAATTTAGCATCTGCT comes from Flavobacterium sp. KACC 22761 and encodes:
- a CDS encoding S41 family peptidase; the protein is MKKALLIVFVLLFQISFSKPINEIQKLAAVCKVWGFLKYYHPNVANGSKNWDEQLFQILPKVEEAQTSEAFSLVVENWIDSLGEIKKQESLKPVVKKDYFDKNFDLSWATNKDLFSKSLSKKLKFIEENRIQEKQYYVAYEFGSNGPPLQFKNEVKYADFKWTDKNLRLLTLFRYWNYIEYFFPSKYQMDQNWDKSLNEFLPRIIAPESEKDFALAMREISIKINDTHASTQVPQMFEYFGDKFIPVDVKIIDQNAVIIGLKNDSLAKISDLKIGDVITKVDGKSIDQLLRENSKYVEGSNEPSVLKNAYWAIFNGKTPTFEIEFIRDGKTAAKTINRYKYQDLKIKFPDQGKWKILEGNIGYVNFGGVNEEDIPNLIAALKNTNAIIFDDRKRPHDVIYALADWLNPEPVEYVKYIDPDVNYPGRYIWRKEDEKIGKVNPENYKGKVIVLIDENAVSHGEHTAMALQTVPKSTVIGSQTGGADGANARFLIIKGFSSSFTCYGVFYPNKKEVQRIGIVPDIELKPTILGIQQGKDEILERAILFAKNGK
- a CDS encoding tRNA1(Val) (adenine(37)-N6)-methyltransferase; this encodes MFQFKQFSVKQDKTAMKVGTDGVLLGAWAPINHNPFSVLDIGAGTGIIALMIAQRSSAEQIDALEIDEDAYEQAVENFEASPWGDRLFCFHAGLDEFIEEPEDEYDLIVSNPPFYSEDYKTDNEQRDLARFQDAMPFEEIVEAADLLLSENGILAVIIPFKEEEKFIALAKEAELYPLKITRVKGTPKTEIKRSLLALGRNEIDEIEIDELIIEIDRHVYTPEYIELTKEFYLKM
- the rimM gene encoding ribosome maturation factor RimM (Essential for efficient processing of 16S rRNA), which gives rise to MRKEECFYLGKIAKKFSFKGEVLIYLDTDEPELYENLESVFVEHNKHLVPFFIEKSALHKNDFLRVSFEDVNTEEDADALVGNGIYLPLTMLPKLSGNKFYFHEVIGFEIEDKRLGVFGKITSINDSTAQPLFEVLNGEVEILIPMIDHFLVKIDRENKKVIMDLPEGLVEMYL